One Acropora palmata chromosome 2, jaAcrPala1.3, whole genome shotgun sequence genomic window carries:
- the LOC141868386 gene encoding lipase member K-like — MTTIKHASTPLPKETEISSASLQQPHYVFWIGNSKILGLCDQGNLLFGKLTRELRKRGRNWRISLLCLTEIIASRGYTYEEHHVTTQDGFILGLQRIPRGRGEKNGIKHKPIVFLQHGILADASNWVLGSSRESLGYILADNGFDVWLGNVRGNDYSMRHVKYKPSQSVFWNWSWQEMADYDLPAMINYVLHVTGKKQLFYVGHSQGTMIAFNGFSNNLALGNKVKAFFALAPVYSLNNTTKVVKGLAEIMWSVVKKFNPNLNFDTLPGDFFKSLVKLGYCANAISERICEYLSDSVFGMDSKNIDKSRGPVYLAHFGEGTSFKNMVHFSQIIVEGKCQKFDYGPTGNEKHYNQTPPPLCRVQNMRTPTLMFVGGNDGLGDPSDNKALEPQIKNLVHYEVIPGWNHVDFLYGKDAHSLLYSKLVSYMKSRRLLRSYNAKFIE; from the exons ATGACAACTATAAAACATGCATCAACACCTTTGCCAAAGGAAACTGAGATTTCGTCTGCTTCCCTTCAACAGCCTCATTATGTCTTTTGGATCGGGAACTCCAAAATTTTGGGACTTTGTGATCAGGGCAACCTTTTGTTCGGGAAATTGACACGAGAGCTTCGTAAAAGGGGAAGAAATTGGCGTATATCTCTGCTCTGTTTG ACCGAGATTATAGCAAGCAGGGGATATACTTATGAGGAACATCACGTTACTACACAAGATGGCTTCATTCTTGGACTGCAGAGGATTCCTAGAGGGAGGGGAGAAAAGAATGGTATAAAGCATAAGCCCATTGTTTTCCTACAGCATGGTATCCTGGCGGACGCGTCCAATTGGGTCTTGGGTTCATCGAGGGAGAGTTTGGGTTACATACTTGCGGACAATGGATTTGATGTATGGCTTGGGAATGTACGAGGGAACGACTATTCAATGCGTCACGTGAAGTATAAACCAAGCCAATCAGTTTTCTGGAATTGGAG TTGGCAAGAAATGGCTGATTACGATCTTCCTGCAATGATTAACTATGTGCTACATGTCACAGGAAAGAAGCAGTTGTTTTACGTTGGTCATTCCCAAGGAACAATGATCGCATTTAATGGGTTTTCTAATAACCTGGCCTTGGGAAATAAGGTCAAGGCCTTTTTCGCTTTAGCACCAGTATATTCTTTGAACAACACCACCAAAGTTGTTAAGGGCCTTGCTGAAATAATGTGGTCAGTTGTGAAG AAATTCAACCCTAATCTGAACTTCGATACGCTTCCTGGTGACTTTTTCAAGTCGCTTGTCAAGCTTGGTTACTGTGCAAATGCTATCTCGGAAAGAATTTGTGAATACCTCAGTGACTCAGTTTTTGGAATGGACAGCAAAAACATTGACAAG TCTAGAGGACCTGTTTACTTAGCACATTTTGGTGAAGGAACGTCATTCAAGAACATGGTGCATTTTTCTCAG ATCATTGTCGAAGGGAAGTGTCAGAAGTTTGACTATGGCCCAACAGGAAACGAGAAGCACTATAATCAG ACCCCCCCTCCTTTGTGTCGCGTGCAAAACATGCGTACTCCAACCCTGATGTTTGTGGGAGGAAACGATGGACTCGGGGACCCAAGCGATAACAAAGCTCTTGAGCCACAGATCAAGAATCTAGTGCATTACGAAGTGATACCAGGCTGGAACCACGTTGATTTCCTGTACGGAAAAGACGCTCACTCTCTGTTGTATTCAAAACTTGTGTCCTATATGAAGTCGCGGCGCTTGTTGAGGTCATACAATGCCAAATTTAttgaataa
- the LOC141873977 gene encoding uncharacterized protein LOC141873977, translated as MEKNRISYIAVFSIAMLVVVACVVIVLQKGRSTSTEAAKQKAKFSKEQVLGSTKRPEAGNSTGKIHHWKFCRQCCQTPPCWYKNHEKCNKCLGKKTKKNVSRLLRISHNKSKTIATIKSKKSGKRKITEKALKS; from the exons ATGGAAAAGAACCGGATTTCCTACATTGCAGTGTTCTCTATAGCAATGTTGGTGGTGGTGGCTTGCGTTGTAATTGTACTTCAAAAAG GTAGAAGTACAAGCACTGAGGCAGCCAAACAGAAAGCAAAGTTCTCCAAAGAGCAAGTTCTAGGATCCACGAAAAGACCCGAAGCAGGGAATTCAACTGGCAAAATCCATCACTGGAAATTCTGCCGACAATGCTGTCAAACGCCACC GTGCTGGTACAAGAATCACGAGAAATGCAACAAGTGTCTTGgcaagaaaacgaaaaaaaatgtgtcaagacttttgcgtATTTCGcacaataaaagcaaaacaatcGCCACAATTAAGAGcaaaaaaagtggaaaacgCAAGATTACGGAAAAAGCTCTGAAAAGTTGA
- the LOC141873934 gene encoding T-complex protein 1 subunit beta-like: MVSLNPVQILNQGAEEERAETARLSSFIGAIAIGDLIKSTLGPKGMDKILQSLSKNEEIQVTNDGATILKSIGVDNPAAKILVELSKVQDNEVGDGTTSVTVLACELLREAEKLVSCKVHPQIIVSGWRKSVLVAQQALEAAAVDHSGDEEKFKEDLMNIARTTLSSKILVQHRDHFANLAVEAVLRLKGSGNLDAIQIIKKLGGNLVDSYLDEGFLLDKKIGVNQPKRMEDAKILIANTAMDTDKIKVFGSRVRVESTGKVAELELAEKQKMKEKVDMILKHNITCFINRQLIYNYPEQLFADAGVMAIEHADFEGVERLALVLGGEIVSTFGHPELVKLGECKVIEEVMIGEDKLIHFSGCKLNEACTIVIRGATQQILDEADRSLHDALCVLTQTVKETRTVCGGGASEMLMANAVSQLAAKTPGKEAAAMEAFAAALRQLPTIIADNAGYDSADLVAKLRAAHTEGKKTYGLDMINGRIGDMVEMGVTESYQVKKQVLVSAAEAAEMIVRVDNIVKAAPRPRRDDHPHP, translated from the exons atg GTTTCCCTTAACCCAGTGCAGATTCTCAATCAAGGTGCTGAAGAGGAGCGAGCGGAGACAGCTCGGCTT TCTTCTTTTATTGGAGCCATTGCCATAGGAGATCTCATCAAAAGCACACTTGGTCCCAAGGGAATG GACAAAATCCTTCAGTCTTTaagcaaaaatgaagaaattcaaGTAACCAATGATGGAGCTACAATTCTAAAATCAATTGGGGTTGACAATCCAGCTGCAAAAATTCTCGtag AGTTGTCGAAGGTTCAAGATAATGAAGTTGGGGATGGCACCACGAGTGTAACTGTGTTAGCTTGTGAATTGCTGAGG GAGGCTGAAAAGCTTGTTTCATGTAAGGTGCATCCTCAGATAATTGTTTCGGGTTGGCGCAAGTCTGTGCTTGTCGCTCAACAAGCTCTGGAAGCTGCCGCAGTCGATCACAGTGGTGATGAGGAAAAGTTCAAGGAAGACTTAATGAACATTGCAAGGACAACCCTTAGTTCCAAGATTTTGGTACAACACAGAGATCACTTTGCTAATCTTGCTGTTGAAGCAGTTTTGAGGCTCAAG GGAAGTGGCAATTTAGATGCTATTCAGATCATCAAAAAACTTGGCGGAAATCTTGTTGATTCGTACTTGGATGAAG GGTTTCTACTGGACAAGAAGATTGGTGTAAATCAACCAAAAAGAATGGAAGATGCAAAAATTCTAATTGCTAACACAGCAATGGATACTGACAAAATTAAG GTGTTTGGTTCAAGAGTAAGAGTAGAATCCACTGGAAAGGTAGCAGAATTGGAGCTTGCTGAAaag caaaaaatgaaagagaaagttGATATGATCCTGAAACATAATATAACTTGTTTTATTAACAG GCAACTTATCTACAATTACCCAGAGCAGCTGTTTGCTGATGCTGGAGTTATGGCGATTGAGCATGCTGACTTTGAAGGTGTTGAGAGGCTGGCTCTGGTCCTAG gtgGAGAAATTGTGTCAACATTTGGCCATCCAGAGCTTGTGAAACTTGGAGAGTGCAAGGTGATTGAAGAAGTTATGATTGGAGAGGACAAG TTGATCCATTTCTCTGGCTGTAAGCTGAATGAGGCCTGTACCATTGTAATCAGGGGGGCCACACAGCAGATCCTGGATGAAGCTGATCGGTCACTTCATGATGCACTGTGTGTCCTCACACAGACAGTCAAAGAAACTAGGACAGTATGTGGGGGAG GTGCATCAGAAATGTTAATGGCTAATGCAGTTTCTCAGCTTGCTGCTAAGACTCCCGGGAAGGAAGCTGCAGCAATGGAGGCTTTTGCAGCTGCGCTCAGACAG CTTCCCACCATTATCGCTGATAATGCCGGCTATGACAGTGCAGATTTAGTCGCTAAACTCCGAGCAGCTCACACTGAAGGAAAGAAGACTTATGGACTTG ATATGATTAACGGTCGTATCGGCGACATGGTAGAGATGGGCGTAACAGAATCTTACCAAGTCAAAAAACAAGTGCTGGTATCGGCCGCAGAAGCCGCTGAAATGATCGTGAGAGTAGATAACATTGTCAAGGCAGCGCCCAG GCCAAGGCGAGATGATCACCCTCATCCTTAA
- the LOC141873972 gene encoding ras-related protein Rab-21-like: MAAASRKNQFKVVLLGEGCVGKTSLMLRYVQDKFNDKHLTTLQASFLNKRLNIDGQRVNIAIWDTAGQERFHALGPIYYRDSNGAILVYDITDEDSFFKVKKWVKELKKMLGEDIALCIAGNKIDLEKDRHVDAAEADAYAKTVGAKHFHTSAKLNKGIEEMFFELTKKMLERQEKSEPRDGLVEKGNGRRKNVLIVDEQQPQQQKSGGCCGGGGS, from the exons ATGGCAGCTGCATCGCgaaaaaatcaatttaaagttgttctctTAGGGGAGGGATGTGTCGGAAAAACTTCCCTTATGCTTCGTTATGTGCAAGACAAGTTTAATGACAAGCATTTAACTACTTTACAG GCTTCTTTCTTGAATAAGAGGCTCAATATAGACGGTCAACGGGTGAACATAGCTATCTGG GACACAGCAGGACAGGAGAGATTTCATGCATTAGGACCTATTTATTATAGAGATAG CAATGGTGCAATTCTTGTTTATGATATAACAGATGAAGACTCTTTCTTCAAG GTCAAAAAGTGGGTAAAGGAACTGAAGAAAATGTTAGGTGAAGATATTGCACTTTGTATAGCAG GAAATAAAATTGACCTTGAAAAAGACAGACATGTTGATGCCGCTGAGGCCGATGC GTATGCCAAAACTGTTGGAGCAAAACACTTCCACACTTCTGCTAAACTTAACAAAGGCATTGAAGAAATGTTCTTTGAACTAACAAAAA aaatgTTAGAAAGACAGGAAAAAAGTGAACCTAGAGACGGATTGGTGGAGAAAGGAAACGGCAGACGAAAGAATGTTTTAATAGTGGATGaacaacaaccacaacaacagaaaagtgGAGGTTGCTGTGGTGGCGGAGGGTCTTAG